CGAAAGAAAGCCTTTTTTCGTACTGTAAATCAAGATAAAAGAACGTATGGAGTTTAGAAAAAGAATTGAAGAATTATTAAATGAATTCCTTGAGACAAGACAAGATCTGTTTCTTATTGATCTTAAGATCTCTGCAGGGGATGATATTACAGTGATTTTAGATGGAGACAATGGAGTTTCTTTGCAGGATTGCCTTGATGCAAGCCGTGCAATAGAGTTCAATATGGATCGTGAAGAACATGACTTTAGTCTGCAGGTGATGTCTGCAGGATTAAGTGAGCCTTTGGTTACTCCAAGACAGTTTGGTAAAAACATTGGAAGAGAAATTGAAGTGATGCTGGAGGATTCTTCTAAAATTGAAGGAGAATTGTCAAAAGTAGATGAAGAGAAGATCACCCTTATTCTACGTTACCGTAAGCCGAAAGATATCGGTAAAGGCAAGGTAGATGCAGAGGAGGAGAAAGAAATACCTTACTCCGAGATCAAAAAAGCATTAGTAGTAATTAAATTTTAAAAAGAAAAAAGAATAGATGGATAATATAGCGTTGATTGAATCCTTTGGTGATTTTAAAGACGAAAAGGGGATCAGTAAAATTGATCTTATGGCAATTATTGAGGATTCACTGAAGACACTTTTGAGAAAAAGATTTGATTCAGATGACCACTTTGACGTGATTGTGAACCCAGATAAAGGAGATTTTCAGATATTTTTGAATAAAACAATTGTAGAAGATGAGATGTCTGAAGACGATGATTTGGAAATTGAAATTTCTGAAGCAAAGAAGATTGACTCTACATTTGAAGTAGGTGAGGATTTTACAATGGAAATTCCTGTGGCTCAGTTGGGAAGAAGAAATATTCTTACACTGAAGCAGATTCTGGCTACAAAACTTCAGGAGCATAATAATGCAATGCTGTATGAACAGTTTAGAGATAAAATTGGAGAAATAGTTGTTGGGGAAATTCACCATATCCGTCACAAGCACGTGATTTTGTTGGATGATGAAGGGAATGAATTTATTTTACCAAAAGAAAACCAGATCCCATCCGATTTCTTTAAAAAGGGTGAGAATATCAGAGCTATTGTTGAGACAGTAGATTTTAAAGGTTCAAAACCACAGATTATTATTTCCAGAACTGCACCTAAGTTTCTTGAAAAGTTACTTGAGTTGGAAATTCCTGAAATCCAGGACGGAACTATTATCCTGAAAAAGGTAGTAAGAATTCCTGGGGAGAAGGCGAAGATTGCAGTAGATGCTTATGATGACAGAATTGATCCGGTAGGAGCTTGTGTTGGAGTGAAAGGATCCAGAATTCATGGCGTTGTAAGAGAGTTGAAAAATGAAAACATCGATGTTATTCAGTGGTCTAAAAACCCTGAGATTTTGGTGAAGAGAGCGTTAGGAAATGTTACGGTTAACAAGATTGAGATCAATGAGGAGACCAATTATGCATTGGTATATACTCCGGTTGAAGAAATTTCTAAAGTAATCGGAAAACAAGGTCAAAATATCAGACTGGCTTCTTGGTTGACAGGATATGAGATTGATGTATACAGAGAGTCCAGCGAGGATGACGATGTTGAATTGAGAGAATTCAACGACGACATTGAGCAGTGGATTTTGGATGAGTTTAAGAAAGTAGGACTTACGACTGCAAAATCAGTATTGGATAAAGAAACTGAAAGTCTTTTAAATATGGTAGACCTTGAAGAAGAAACAATTGAAGAGGTTAAACGTGTTCTGAGAGAAGAATTTGAAGATTAAGATTTTAATAAATTTTAATAAACAGTAAAAAGGAAATACTTTAATTTTAAAA
This genomic window from Chryseobacterium sp. MEBOG06 contains:
- the rimP gene encoding ribosome assembly cofactor RimP, coding for MEFRKRIEELLNEFLETRQDLFLIDLKISAGDDITVILDGDNGVSLQDCLDASRAIEFNMDREEHDFSLQVMSAGLSEPLVTPRQFGKNIGREIEVMLEDSSKIEGELSKVDEEKITLILRYRKPKDIGKGKVDAEEEKEIPYSEIKKALVVIKF
- the nusA gene encoding transcription termination factor NusA, translated to MDNIALIESFGDFKDEKGISKIDLMAIIEDSLKTLLRKRFDSDDHFDVIVNPDKGDFQIFLNKTIVEDEMSEDDDLEIEISEAKKIDSTFEVGEDFTMEIPVAQLGRRNILTLKQILATKLQEHNNAMLYEQFRDKIGEIVVGEIHHIRHKHVILLDDEGNEFILPKENQIPSDFFKKGENIRAIVETVDFKGSKPQIIISRTAPKFLEKLLELEIPEIQDGTIILKKVVRIPGEKAKIAVDAYDDRIDPVGACVGVKGSRIHGVVRELKNENIDVIQWSKNPEILVKRALGNVTVNKIEINEETNYALVYTPVEEISKVIGKQGQNIRLASWLTGYEIDVYRESSEDDDVELREFNDDIEQWILDEFKKVGLTTAKSVLDKETESLLNMVDLEEETIEEVKRVLREEFED